A single genomic interval of Microbacterium sp. LWO14-1.2 harbors:
- a CDS encoding LPXTG cell wall anchor domain-containing protein, producing MTTSRAAAGAGLAVALVAGAALAAAPAWAAPSTEVVQGSVLRIVSVADWAEAANLLPGESVVWDVAVSADADVEPGTVTLAVSATGAAPLLVDAELCLQPWTDGACPGGATVLATAWTIPRDGSEAVLADFPSTQTAHLRLRVAMGGDDDGPGFTDVRVSARGVGDAVVADTGGGLSSLPTTGGTAPVGVLVGGIVLVGAGAVLLAERIRRRGRGRRDARSDWVPRDARSDRVPRDARGDRVPRDARGARDSRDEGRDAEVAP from the coding sequence ATGACGACCTCCCGGGCGGCGGCCGGCGCGGGGCTCGCCGTCGCGCTCGTCGCGGGAGCTGCTCTCGCCGCGGCGCCGGCCTGGGCGGCGCCGAGCACGGAGGTCGTGCAGGGCTCCGTGCTGCGGATCGTCTCCGTCGCCGACTGGGCCGAGGCCGCGAACCTGCTCCCCGGCGAATCGGTGGTGTGGGACGTGGCGGTCAGCGCGGACGCCGATGTCGAACCCGGGACCGTTACGCTCGCCGTGAGCGCGACCGGCGCGGCGCCCCTGCTCGTCGATGCGGAACTCTGTCTGCAGCCCTGGACCGACGGTGCCTGCCCGGGTGGCGCCACGGTGCTCGCGACAGCGTGGACCATCCCGCGCGACGGCAGCGAGGCCGTGCTCGCCGATTTCCCGTCGACACAGACCGCGCACCTGCGCCTGCGCGTGGCCATGGGCGGCGATGACGACGGGCCTGGTTTCACCGACGTGCGCGTCTCGGCCCGTGGGGTCGGCGACGCGGTGGTCGCCGACACGGGCGGCGGGCTGTCCTCCCTCCCGACCACCGGCGGAACGGCGCCCGTGGGGGTGCTCGTCGGCGGGATCGTGCTGGTCGGCGCCGGGGCGGTGCTGCTCGCGGAGCGCATCCGGCGGCGGGGGCGTGGCCGGCGGGATGCGCGGAGTGATTGGGTTCCGCGGGATGCGCGGAGTGATCGGGTTCCGCGGGATGCGCGGGGCGATCGGGTTCCGCGGGATGCGCGGGGCGCGCGGGATTCGCGGGACGAGGGCCGGGATGCGGAGGTGGCGCCGTGA
- a CDS encoding YqaJ viral recombinase family protein translates to MTPELQARIVADSRDRVAWMRARSRGITATDVAGLTSDRSIARAADFKLGGGPRFGGNAYTDHGRRREPEIAAWVAATHGILPSSALFRAEVEHRHLATPDGIAVDTAGRIELAEIKTTNKAFRGIPRTYLRQVWWQQHVLGAERTLFVWEEHVDFAPVHDEPRCVWIDRDDREIAKLVGLATELIDELYRRTTGQQVPRRMPVATTSRREHLRERDAFRALALAD, encoded by the coding sequence GTGACCCCGGAACTCCAAGCGCGCATCGTTGCGGACTCCCGCGACCGCGTCGCCTGGATGCGCGCGAGGTCGCGCGGGATCACCGCCACCGACGTCGCCGGGCTCACCAGCGACAGGTCGATCGCCCGCGCCGCCGACTTCAAGCTCGGGGGCGGTCCGCGCTTCGGCGGCAACGCCTACACCGACCACGGACGTCGGCGCGAGCCGGAGATCGCGGCCTGGGTCGCGGCGACGCACGGCATCCTCCCCTCGTCGGCGCTGTTCCGCGCCGAGGTCGAGCACCGTCATCTCGCCACTCCCGACGGCATCGCGGTCGACACGGCCGGGCGCATCGAGCTCGCCGAGATCAAGACGACCAACAAGGCCTTCCGCGGCATCCCCCGCACCTACCTGCGTCAGGTGTGGTGGCAGCAGCACGTGCTGGGCGCCGAGCGCACCCTGTTCGTATGGGAGGAGCACGTCGACTTCGCCCCGGTGCACGACGAGCCCCGCTGCGTCTGGATCGACCGAGACGATCGCGAGATCGCCAAGCTCGTCGGCCTCGCCACGGAACTCATCGACGAGCTGTACCGGCGGACGACCGGTCAGCAGGTCCCCCGCAGGATGCCGGTCGCCACGACCAGCCGCCGGGAGCACCTGCGCGAGCGCGACGCGTTCCGCGCCCTGGCACTCGCCGACTGA
- the rplL gene encoding 50S ribosomal protein L7/L12 has protein sequence MAKLSTEELLEQFAGLTLVELNDFVKAFEEKFEVTAAAPVAVAGAGGAGAAEEVEEKDSFDVILEAAGDKKIQVIKAVRELTSLGLGEAKAVVDGAPKAVLEGANKETAEKAKATLEEAGATVTLK, from the coding sequence ATGGCGAAGCTTTCCACCGAGGAGCTGCTCGAGCAGTTCGCTGGCCTGACCCTCGTCGAGCTCAACGACTTCGTGAAGGCGTTCGAGGAGAAGTTCGAGGTCACCGCTGCTGCACCCGTCGCCGTTGCCGGCGCCGGTGGCGCTGGTGCTGCGGAAGAGGTCGAGGAGAAGGACTCCTTCGACGTCATCCTCGAGGCTGCCGGCGACAAGAAGATCCAGGTCATCAAGGCCGTCCGCGAGCTCACCTCGCTCGGCCTCGGCGAGGCCAAGGCTGTCGTCGACGGCGCTCCCAAGGCCGTCCTCGAGGGCGCGAACAAGGAGACCGCCGAGAAGGCGAAGGCCACTCTCGAAGAGGCCGGCGCGACGGTCACCCTCAAGTAA
- a CDS encoding signal peptidase I, protein MTTPTTRRERREGSGAAAAPTAREPRGVGRFLVDSALWIAAAAGVVCIALVVLAFALQVTLIMFRTGSMSPTIPAGSVAVVQRVPASDVVVGDVVTVDRPGELPITHRITSVADGAVADERIITMRGDANASDDPFPYAVTSVRRVLFSVPGVASVIAGLGDPLVLAGITVAATALVVWAFWPRRRRERGRE, encoded by the coding sequence GAACGGCGCGAGGGCTCGGGCGCGGCCGCCGCGCCGACCGCACGGGAGCCCCGTGGCGTGGGGCGCTTCCTCGTCGACTCGGCCCTGTGGATCGCCGCCGCCGCGGGTGTGGTGTGCATCGCGCTGGTCGTGCTCGCCTTCGCGCTGCAGGTCACGCTCATCATGTTCCGCACCGGATCGATGTCCCCGACGATCCCCGCCGGATCGGTCGCCGTCGTGCAGAGGGTGCCCGCGTCCGACGTGGTCGTCGGAGATGTCGTGACCGTCGACCGGCCGGGGGAGCTGCCCATCACCCACCGGATCACCTCGGTCGCCGACGGAGCCGTCGCAGACGAGCGCATCATCACGATGCGGGGCGATGCGAACGCCTCCGACGACCCGTTCCCGTACGCGGTCACCTCGGTGCGGCGCGTGCTCTTCTCGGTGCCGGGCGTGGCATCCGTCATCGCCGGCCTGGGCGATCCCCTCGTTCTGGCCGGGATCACGGTCGCGGCGACCGCGCTCGTCGTCTGGGCGTTCTGGCCGCGGAGGCGGCGTGAGCGAGGGCGGGAATGA
- the rplJ gene encoding 50S ribosomal protein L10, translated as MAQKDASVAELTKSFEDSTAVLLTEYRGLTVAQLKELRNSIRQDAEYAVVKNTLTKIAANKAGITALDDDLKGPSAVAFVHGDFVATAKALRDFAKANPLLVIKAGIFEGNALTADEVNKYASLESREVLLAKAAGMMKATMGKAAATIDALREKLETAEAA; from the coding sequence ATGGCGCAGAAGGATGCATCGGTCGCCGAGCTCACGAAGTCATTCGAGGACTCGACTGCCGTTCTGCTGACCGAGTACCGCGGTCTGACGGTTGCCCAGCTCAAGGAGCTGCGCAACAGCATCCGTCAGGACGCTGAGTACGCCGTGGTGAAGAACACGCTGACCAAGATCGCCGCCAACAAGGCCGGCATCACCGCACTGGACGACGACCTCAAGGGTCCGTCGGCCGTCGCGTTCGTGCACGGTGACTTCGTCGCCACTGCCAAGGCTCTTCGTGACTTCGCCAAGGCCAACCCGCTTCTCGTGATCAAGGCCGGCATCTTCGAGGGCAACGCCCTCACCGCCGACGAGGTCAACAAGTACGCCTCGCTCGAGAGCCGTGAGGTTCTGCTGGCGAAGGCTGCGGGCATGATGAAGGCGACGATGGGCAAGGCTGCCGCCACCATCGACGCGCTTCGCGAAAAGCTCGAGACCGCCGAGGCCGCGTAA